The Pecten maximus chromosome 6, xPecMax1.1, whole genome shotgun sequence DNA window AATGAACTATTTGAGTAGTCATTTTTGCCAGATTTCGGATTTTTTATGAATCCGATCACGAAAACCTGTCCAAATTTAAATATTTGGGATTaatactgttttttttcttttttttttatgtccaTAGAGTACATATACAGACATCGTAACggttgaaaaaaataaatatccagGTTTTGAAAATACATCTAATATTACATAATACGTCCGATAAAGGACttcgaaacaaagttaaagcTGAATTGTATATCAATCCATTTTCCATTCAGAGTCAGGATAAGTTTTTAGCATGGTGGTCGAATTACAAACACTTCTTCCTTGGTGGAatagaaatagatatatgtaattgcattatatgtttgttacataaaatatatagaggatattcatttgaatggtttcccgttgaatatagcatatatttcacgagtatgacagaatatcgatattttcacgagtgcgaagcacagTGAAACATATcgatatattctgtcatacgagtgaaatatacgttccattcaattttctctttattgcatttttttttatatccaaaattaaaaacatcaaaaatgataaaagaatcaaaaagtgcgggaatcagtaacataattcatatgcatgacgtcgtctctttgtaACGTTAGTCCACGTCAatttgacggcgccattttgaaaggactgatcaacgcaatttaagcgttttctgctgttataggagaatctgtgcattaaaagctaacgtcaagtgagtaatttgtcaaaaattaatctgaatatttcagaaatacagtaatataaccgatttatctatcttcgcttcgataggaaaaatcggcaagtttcaatgaggtgaatacaaggTTAGCAGTGATTGGTcaaaaaacttatatttataaTGATTGTTGGGGATGTGTATAACTTAACTTATCAATTCAAATCAGTTATATTTACTCGAACCTATCAGTATATAAAATTCTGTACAGCCGCAATTATCGTTTCATTTTTCTGCATCGGTCAAGTCTGGAGTAGCAGTTGGTAGAATATCTTAGTTCTAATATCTAAGATTAACATAAACTCTTCTccttgaattatatatttttcgcatattcatatacatattgtacattctaAAAccttaacaagagatcccagagggatcttgacgcccaccattgaataatctttataggttccatgtcagattgatcttttctctttttttacccttcctcttactaatatgtgtaaattgagaaacatccctacagtactttttaaacaagggaaacttgtatataaaatttgagatttagtgataatggctgtctgtcgacaatgttttcagattggtccaaaaatgcatcacaacggaccaaggggaatatgaaaattgagaaagatcccttcagtaccttctgtaaaatagcaataacaaacttcacttgtgaaaatccaagatggctgcctgtcggccatgttgctttccgatcggtcccaaaatgcaatatgcataactaggcaccaaggggaacctatacatgtatatgaaatttgagacagatcccttcagtactttctcagaaatagcggtaacaaacttcaattgtcaaaatccaagatggctacctgtcggccatgttgttttctgatcggtcccaaaatgcgatatgcataactaggtaccaaggggaacctacatatgaaatttgagaaagatcccttcagtactttctcagaaatagcggtaacaaacttcaattgtcaaaatccaagatggctgcctgtcggccatgttgttttccgatcggtcccaaaatgcaatatgcataactaggcaccaaggggaacctacatatgaaatttgagaaagatcccttcagtactttctcagaaatagtgataacaaacttcaattgtcaaaatccaagatggctgcctgttggccatgttgttttccgatcagccccaaaatgcaatatgcataactaggcaccaaggggaacctacatatgaaatgtgagacagatcccttcagtactttctcagaaatagcggtaacaagaATTGTTAACGGACGGAACACGGAcgaaaggcgatttgaatagcccaaaAAAATCAGGGTTTTCGATTTTTATAAGATTTTAGAATGTATATGAACACttaatttatagtgttgtggttgttaactgatgtcatatgttactcagaATCCTGAAACGGAGCCCCTGTgattatacatttgtaatatgaTGTTGCATTTTTGCTACTAAAACAGTATTCATTtacaacaaatatttcaaaatcaattttagGATTTAAAGTGCACTTATACACTTTTTACTTAGAAACTTAAGTAATCTGCACTTAAACATAGTCATAGTGCTAACAAATGATTAATTTTCAGTACATGATTTATTCAACAAATTTTCTTAAAATCTATTCCTTCCGATATCACTCTAATAAAAGACAGAAAGAATGAAGAATTTTCGTCTTTTttaaattcagttttatttGAAATGATTAAAGAATTGACCCTCCTTTACATTGTTgctaatttacatatttacaaactGTTTACAGGGAAAGAATACATTTACAAAACTgatgtttacaatatacatgtaattttgtcCAGTCATGATTTACAATCAAAGGATTACAAACTggtaattatgatataaaatgcCATCATTCTGGGTTCTTACATACTCTCTATATTCACAGTTACTGTGACACTGTACACTTGTAactcacagggacctgagaatatTTCTTACATTCTAACTGAATCTAAAAATATCCTTATATCATGAGAATATTTTTAGATACTTTAGCGGGTTAAAAATCATCTAcgctgtaacaaattctcatgTCTCTCATCCACTCATGAACTCATATTTATTTTGGACAAAACACTTTCAAGACTTTTATGAAGAGTTGTATGGAGAAATTTgtcacaaaatgaaaattgtacAATCTGCTTTGAATATACtactacatgtactatatatatcacacaacatGTGTTGATGCCTATTGTTTTATCACATCAAGCAAATCACCAATAATATGTATCTATCACTCAACAGAACTACACACACTTAATCTCTCTCTTTAATACTtatagccagagtttcctctgacccttacaccagacttggacattctgacagatgGATGTCTGGTAGGGGCCATAATCCAGACAtctatctgtcagaatgtccaagtcCAGTGtcggggtcagaggaaactcgtcagaatgtccaagtccggtttcagggtcagaggaaactcggactgcTATCAGATTTTAATCAATTCTTACATAAAATATTGCATTGTTAAATAGTAAACAGGGGAGGTCACCCAAGGGTCAATGCAATATGGGAttcattaaattcatttaaGAATTTGATATATGACGAGCCTTTTGCCGAGTTACATTTAAAAATTATCTGACAGGTTTAATTAATTGTTTCTACCCAAACCTACTTGCAATGGGAAACTGATTAGCATGGTCAAATGTGATTAAATCTAACAAACATAAAACAGGCAATGATGAAACCCACAAAACAATGCAGATATATCCGTATCTCAAAGTCCAAAGTCTATAAAACCACTACTGGTACTATTAAAATTCAGCATAGcaaatataacattaaagttTCTCTCAAGGTATGGCCTGGGCTAATCTAAAATAGGTtggaatttttcatttttttttttgtcagagTGCAAAAGTTTCCTGTCATGAAACTTAGGTTTCACAAACAAAAATGTAGATAACTGTTGTAGCTACAGTCATGGTATAACTTTGATAATCATGTCTCACAATCGAAGTAACAGAAAACTtagttaatacatgtacacacatgtacGGGTCATAGAATTATTTACGTCATAAATGCATATGCAGTATCAACACTGACATTTTGTCATAGACAGAAAAGAAGTCTTCTAATCTCTCTCAAGATGTCTGATCGTCAGAAACTATGACAATAGTTCATCCCCTTGAGTGTGAGATAAGGAGATATCAACATGAGGAGGAAGATTCTTAAGATGCCAAAGACGAGGTCTTAAGAATCTTACCACGAAGGTTGATATCCCGTCTCACTCCCAAGggatgaatgattatttttctcttaccctgcTAACATCCTAATATGTATctaataatgttataaaaatgAAAGACAGTTTGACATGACATTATTGGTTTGTGGATCCGATATGATATGATTGAATTGTTTTGTTCCCATGATGTCATAAAATTGTTGAGAATGTTCAAAATgaatgtgtacatgtagcttGTCTCAACCCTTCAGTAAAATAAGAATATCTCACAACAGTAAAGTTGTGAATATCCCTgtacagggtaagagaaaactGGTCCAACAGCGATGTGATATAAGCTGTAATATGGAGCTTGTGATGAggagactatatatatgttCTCATCATGTCAGTTCGGACAAAGGAGACAGGGTATATGGAATAACATGTTGATATAAACTAAATGGGGCACTTATATAAAACTGAATTTATGAAAACAATGCAACACATAATAAGCTTCAAgaaataatatgaaaatgttttatgaatCTTTCTTCCATAAGCTTTTAGTCTTGCAAAAATATTACACTCATTATTTTGCAGTCtttcatatacatacatttatctAAAGGAAAGGCTGTCGAAACTAAAATTGAAAGTATACATTCTCGCTATCACACACCActggaaaataaatatttttgaattctATCTTTGTTTACAAACTAAGAGAAATTTGGGGGGGATAAAATGTTTCTCTCTTTCCTTTACGATGTATCATGTAATCTACTGAATGTAATAGGTTGACACACTGTTTACAAAATGTTCCACCAGGTGGTGCTGTATGACCTGTGACACACTGTTTGCACATTACTCCACCAGGTGGCGCTGTGTAGCCTATGTGACAtgctgtatacaaaatgtaccaccaGGTGGTGCTGTACATGTTCAGCCTTTGTGACACACATTATACACAATACTCCACTAGATGGCACTGCCTGACCTTTGTGACACACAGTATACATAAAACTCCACCAGATGGCGCTGTTTGACCTATGTGACACACTTTACAGTACACAATTATCCACCAGGTGGCGTTGTGCTGCCTAATTGACCCGGTAGTGATAGAAGTTACAAAGGCCTCTACTGAAGTTCCAACCAATCACAAGTGAGAGAATGTACAATAGCACTACCCCTGTCAGGGGGAATAACAATGTCCGTGTGTTTCTCAAAAACGGGAGGGCtgaaaataaagaacaaaaaaaaattatgaataatGATAATAACACTTTCTagtccaagggaggtaattttaagaacttcaacaaaacatgtttGCTTGATAATGGATTGTCATCTActtcaaatcaaacaaattatatgtatatgtacatgaagTCATCCTCGATCAATACTCCAGGGATTACATTCACTTTCACTCTCTACATCCCTGGAAAATGCCATGGCTAAATCAAGACTTATGACcagctacatgtatttgattggTGTCAAGAAAAAGATCCTGACCAATCACTAACCACAATTACTGATACATTTGACTGTGTACATTACAGAAGAGCAACAACCAAGTTCAAAGCCAGTCATTTTAATAGTATGGCAACCTTGAAATTCATTTGTAATGTACTACGTATCATGTACATCAATGGCTCAAAATCATCTCTTTATATTATTCACAAGATGACAATGTCCGAGTATTCGATTTTGACAGGACATGTTCCGGAGGTGCAGAGAGTGAAGGTGGAGTATCATGTGAAATgctcctatacaatgtagttaactGTAATTTAAAGTTAAAGATATTTTCTCTTTATTAATTAAGGAATATCGTTAGTGACCCTAAATGCAAATTAAACTGTCCAGTGTCCAGTTTTGGACTGCCCTTTTCCTTTAGATTTAAAAATTTCAACCAAATATATAAACGTGGTCACAGGTATTTCAttcatataaacacattatatacatacactggTCTGTAAacatcagtgataacataaATAAACAGTCAGACGGCAGATACTCACCACTGTAGCCTAAAAATGTGATGTAGACGTAATAAAAAATGGCCACCAGCCAGAATGTGTTCCCAATTAGTAATCCTATAAAATGGTCCtggtaaattaaagctgtaaaTAAAATCAGTAACGAACATATTAATTAACGAGTAATGGATTTTTAACAATGTCAAATATAAAAACTTTATAAAGATTTTCAAAGTATGGCTTTGTTGCTTGTATGTTGACTTGAATCTTTGTTATCATGTTTCATATAACTTTAACCCTGGTATATAATAGCCGGCAGTCGCAATATATGActgctagagagatcttctatTTACCTCAATCAGTTGAGCACAAGTCTTGTATTAAAAGCATgaggtcctgggtttgatccctagcggagacagtactttaaatttaattaattaagtgCTCTGTTATATTGGCATGCATGGAGGGACCTGGGAAAACTACTCGGACTTGCTCCACAAGCATCACTTTTACTTTTTTCTGGAAAGGATGTATGTTGgcaaccctggtaaatactagccacaatataccgctcagctagagagatTTTTTCTCTTTAGCTCACtcagttgagtgtaagactagtaagccagaggtccctagttcgatccctagcagtggcagtgatttaaattgaattaatcATGTGTTCTGTTACATAACAGAGATAACATAAATCTGGTGGCAGTCAAGGAAATCCTGAATTCATGAAATCATTCAGCTGTCTGCTTGCAGATAAAACTAACTTAATGGACAAAgaatatataattttcttttggacAAGTTATGTTACAGTTTCCATAAAgacaaaaatatcactttacttctacatgtatacaaaaactACAAGTTTACCTGGGACATATTTGTTGATGAACAATGTGTTTCAGTTTACTTACGGACAAGGAATATCAGCTGGAACAGGTGAAGTATCATTAGAAGAGGAAAGAAAGCATTAAGATGGACGTCAAATGCATATGCCCACTCCACATCTTGTCCCCGGGGAGGGGCAAGAATCATATACTTATTGGTGATAAACCTGTCGGAGAAATCATCAAAATGGTACCTTACAAACTGACAACGTACATAACAATCATATACTTATTGGTGATAAACTTGTCAGGGAAATCATCAAAATTGGTTCCGTAACacacttacaatgtacataacattTCAAAAGAACAGTTAATAAGAAAATATGTGGGAAATGGTAAACTTGGTGGATTATATTCATTACTTTATTAAAgatcatatttcatcaataGTGTCTTAGTATTATAATGTCGATAAAGGCTGGCTCTCACTATTATGTTTGTAagtattatcattttttatcaCTTTGTACTGTGATATTTGAcactttatcaaaatatattttattgtactattattttattttctttttttatactgcagataaaattttgatatgattattttacattttctttcCATTTACCTGAATCTATGTTAAAAagtataaaatgcaataaaacatCAAACTAATGAGtcattggtttttttcccaaaagtatGAAGAAAAGATTCATGAATGCATTAAATGACAAAGGCAATCACCCTTACCAGAATAATGTTGCTATAAGCAGACCCACTCCGACACAGTCCACAAACACAACCCACAGTATAAACTTGATGAATCCCACAAAGGTCAGTCCTAGTACCAGTGCAAATCCTATGGATGATGCTGGTGAAGTGAAAGGTAAAAAGACGTTcaacaataatataaaacatcagGTAAACATCTCACCCTTTATTAACAATTATATAGGTATTAAACACAGAATTTCTGATACATAACAAAAGTGTTTTTTAAAGGTGCAGACTTGACATGGTACAATTAATCACTATTTTTGAGGGAAATACCAGGTTTTTTAACCTAACATC harbors:
- the LOC117329597 gene encoding protein unc-50 homolog, whose product is MADTSRFSPPTSPTSSIGSSFSQDNDGNRSRLSRQDSKNESRLTASAKRQKYLKRLFKFRQMDFEYAFWQMVYLFVSPQKVYRNFQYRKYTKDQWARDDPAFLVLLSFWLVASSIGFALVLGLTFVGFIKFILWVVFVDCVGVGLLIATLFWFITNKYMILAPPRGQDVEWAYAFDVHLNAFFPLLMILHLFQLIFLVPLIYQDHFIGLLIGNTFWLVAIFYYVYITFLGYSALPFLRNTRTLLFPLTGVVLLYILSLVIGWNFSRGLCNFYHYRVN